The Monomorium pharaonis isolate MP-MQ-018 chromosome 5, ASM1337386v2, whole genome shotgun sequence genome includes a window with the following:
- the LOC105835582 gene encoding mediator of RNA polymerase II transcription subunit 16, with amino-acid sequence MDLLYTVNRRSSSKFLTNQECLYSGQSLCSLSSRNIVAFTTMTELDDSSSKTRGCHVYVADLNMPWHAHKVLSNKHNITALEWDLPGDKLVMADTAGNVQLWMFKDYILNDWVLIGSAYFPGEHILGAAWFHNGKKTGLVAEKKDNIHYSEKFNHLLFAPSVRQFGGRAAEGVLVVSTTGMVGAIMITKDLQNPICYSTESLGNTRHRITAVDLCYGKNGHFLVAVSSGSICLPIRCFRVLVRKNDDKCTITSQALPSFFLQDGAPKDNSCTVVTHLKFVVREDADSLVIAANSESGGFVEVWELREKSQPVHKLFQPKTLEPFKTVVWQYQSQYRCQSPVTAIATTKLSIVTTLPPPSYVIIALADSSVHCLNRLDCLKEVAFSSLNTSWRQDEPSNKYFKSSVSIAHMDLSWLGCVLLACDTHGNLYLYKLLPDGTTGTSMSLNYACTLLEYCLVTGLDWLDILLCLRSSMIEALCERLDASFNRQLPSTQQYHYIQFLCIKTSLYRMLVTGQNKAADLSSLLMIHSVATAFKSLLRPSDLTSHDIGPAESLAAVITDVITDVDKVLLHLDPKEFTVEPSTLQSLQQLIQWVADLALNLLARLPEQRMQVKAGGYELLKDHKALNTVRELLVIIRIWGLLRPSCLPVFLRSAESLDVLALLFCLLSKLVQPNGDTQQQVDDGLIDECCLLPNQIMIPQLHQGNSIIAIVSPILFYQNLPLQLEYGAEPEQMIFTPEMNPVEGCMHSGQIVDTIRHLYLGKQPLLVKQCTRCGGKAQVQNMTRTAAIRAWDQRWMRACRCGGIWRIHKASQ; translated from the exons ATGGATCTGCTTTACACTGTTAACAGAAGAAGCTCCTCCAAGTTTCTTACAAATCAGGAATG TTTATACAGTGGGCAGTCCTTGTGTTCCTTGTCTAGTCGAAACATAGTGGCGTTTACTACGATGACAGAGTTAGATGACAGCAGCAGCAAGACTCGGGGTTGCCACGTCTATGTGGCAGACTTGAATATGCCATGGCATGCTCACAA AGTGCTTTCAAATAAACACAACATTACGGCATTAGAATGGGATCTGCCTGGTGACAAGTTAGTGATGGCAGACACAGCCGGAAATGTACAGCTATGGATGTTCAAGgactatattttaaatgattggGTATTAATAGGTTCCGCATACTTCCCTGGCGAGCATATATTAGGAGCAGCATGGTTTCATAATGGCAAAAAG ACAGGGCTAGTAGCAGAGAAGAAAGATAACATCCATTAtagtgaaaaatttaatcatctGCTATTTGCGCCTTCCGTCAGGCAGTTCGGCGGCAGAGCTGCTGAAGGCGTGCTGGTGGTGTCGACAACAGGGATGGTCGGCGCGATCATGATCACGAAGGACCTTCAAAATCCAATCTGCTACTCGACGGAGAGTCTTGGCAATACGAGGCACAGGATAACCGCGGTCGATTTATGCTATGGAAAAA ATGGCCACTTTCTTGTTGCGGTAAGCAGCGGTAGCATCTGTCTGCCCATAAGATGCTTCAGGGTGCTGGTGCGCAAGAACGACGACAAGTGCACCATCACCTCGCAAGCCTTGCCGAGCTTCTTTCTGCAAGATGGGGCACCCAAAGATAATTCAt GTACAGTTGTGACACATTTAAAGTTTGTGGTCAGAGAAGATGCGGATTCGCTGGTCATCGCGGCGAATAGCGAGAGCGGCGGATTCGTCGAGGTGTGGGAGCTGCGGGAAAAGTCACAACCGGTTCACAAATTGTTTCAGCCAAAGACTCTAGAACCTTTTAAGACGGTC GTTTGGCAGTATCAATCGCAGTATCGCTGCCAGTCGCCGGTCACGGCGATAGCGACTACAAAACTGTCAATAGTAACAACCTTACCGCCTCCGAGTTACGTGATAATAGCATTGGCAGACTCGTCGGTACACTGTCTAAATCGTCTAGATTGTTTGAAGGAGGTAGCGTTCTCATCGTTGAATACAAGTTGGCGTCAGGACGAACCTAGCAATAAGTATTTCAAGAGCTCAGTATCTATCGCCCATATGGATCTCTCGTGGCTAGGATGCGTGCTTCTTGCGTGCGACACTCACGGCAATTTGTATCTCTATAAATTGTTGCCGGATGGCACTACAG GTACATCGATGTCACTGAACTATGCCTGTACATTACTGGAGTATTGTTTGGTGACGGGATTGGATTGGTTGGATATACTTTTATGTCTCAGATCGTCCATGATCGAAGCACTGTGCGAACGATTAGACGCTTCTTTTAACAGGCAACTACCATCTACACAACAATATCACTATATCCAATTTCTATGCATCAAGACATCATTGTATAG gatGCTTGTGACAGGACAAAACAAGGCAGCGGATTTATCATCATTACTGATGATACATTCGGTAGCTACCGCCTTCAAGTCTTTACTGAGACCATCGGATTTAACATCCCACGACATAGGTCCAGCGGAAAGCTTAGCCGCGGTgataactgacgttattactGATGTTGACAAG GTATTGTTGCATCTTGATCCGAAAGAGTTTACAGTGGAACCAAGCACTTTGCAATCGCTGCAACAACTTATTCAATGGGTTGCTGACTTAGCTTTGAACCTGTTGGCCAGATTACCCGAACAGAGAATGCAGGTGAAGGCTGGTGGG TATGAGCTGCTTAAGGATCACAAGGCCTTGAATACTGTTCGGGAGCTGTTGGTCATCATACGCATCTGGGGATTACTCCGGCCATCATGTCTTCCGGTATTTCTTCGTAGCGCGGAGAGTCTGGACGTTCTGGCCTTGTTGTTTTGCTTGTTGTCGAAATTGGTGCAACCTAATGGAGATACACAGCAACAGGTGGATGACGGTTTGATTG ATGAATGCTGCTTGTTACCAAATCAAATCATGATTCCACAATTGCATCAAGGCAACAGCATTATCGCCATAGTCTCCCCGATTTTGTTTTATCAGAATCTCCCGTTGCAG CTGGAATATGGAGCAGAACCCGAACAGATGATATTTACACCTGAAATGAATCCCGTTGAAGGTTGTATGCACAGCGGACAAATAGTCGATACGATACGACACTTGTATTTGGGGAAACAGCCACTTCTAGTGAAGCAATGTACAAG ATGCGGCGGTAAGGCGCAAGTACAGAACATGACGAGAACAGCTGCGATCAGAGCCTGGGATCAACGATGGATGCGAGCTTGTCGATGCGGCGGTATCTGGCGAATTCATAAAGCCTCTCAATAA
- the LOC105835581 gene encoding uncharacterized protein LOC105835581 gives MLNNITKNILLCSRSALLQRYNVLRVTPNIRSKWNTVSSKNQNVTLEDDDIDDQPIKYSTSKAATMRVDEYRNPDGDNIPWYQDYCMTISMAVFLIYFCILREENDLDEMLNTDLGDSLRRTQKEMEKKKT, from the exons atgttaaataacatCACCAAAAATATTCTGCTGTGTAGTAGGAGTGCATTACTCCAAAG ATACAATGTACTACGTGTAACACCAAATATCAGGAGCAAATGGAACACAGTGTCATCAAAGAATCAAAATGTGACATTGGAGGACGATGACATCGATGATCAGCCTATAAAGTATTCCACGTCAAAAGCTGCCACCATGAGAGTAGACGAGTATCGCAATCCAGATGGAGACAACATCCCATGGTATCAGGATTACTGTATGACAATAAGCATGGCTGTTTTTCTCATCTACTTCTGTATCCTAAGAGAGGAAAATGATCTCGATGAAATGCTGAATACAGATTTAGGAGACTCACTACGTAGAACACAGAaggaaatggaaaaaaagaaaacttaa
- the LOC105835577 gene encoding phosphatidylinositol N-acetylglucosaminyltransferase subunit Q isoform X2 encodes MWVASELANRSTLGVIGYYSNGNEEAPLERKHPNWVHIATRPSAGDEYRLTSVVLNNKRMDLSATRTTLILYDRRALQKTELFERSATSSDHFHELARLIQSKEDELRIKSTSLLTYHISFYLLHPILLLSKIMEGLLPILKYSSLGLHVYDWLENVKWMLATVVRDGSFKLKTGNHALAIVIDVALGIFVLRLLRYYIEDQPSQFLLNNAEKVVETLRDLINWLMGVPAGLKLNHALNNTMGKFFLYHIQLWWTFLIFSKPLLDLAFEVLLLFGRLGITFQISIVADLLGLVSFHTYCIYVYAARLFNIQLRGITALFRLFLGKKKNPLRERVDSCQYQTDQLFVGTLSFTILLFLMPTTWVYYTVFTLLRLASIAFAGFLTRLKFYLQVIPVYTFWKWLLRSYSTRSIVDIRLHPYYTKELTVLSMTMVVAPWKLTWKKCIPDTIDCYPAIEWCTILNNVIWGHLLYPL; translated from the exons ATGTG GGTGGCCTCGGAGTTAGCCAACAGGTCCACGTTAGGCGTAATCGGATATTATTCCAACGGGAACGAGGAGGCGCCTTTGGAGCGCAAGCATCCGAATTGGGTGCACATCGCAACGAGGCCGTCTGCGGGCGACGAGTACCGTCTGACGAGTGTCGTTCTCAACAACAAGAGAATGGACCTGTCGGCGACGCGCACGACGCTTATTCTGTACGATCGACGTGCGTTACAGAAGACGGAACTGTTCGAGAGGTCGGCAACGTCGAGCGATCATTTCCACGAGCTCGCGAGGCTCATCCAGAGTAAAGAAGATGAGCTGAGGATCAAGTCGACGAGTCTGCTGACCTATCACATATCCTTCTATTTGTTGCATCCCATTCTGTTGCTGTCTAAGATAATGGAGGGATTGCTACCAATCTTGAAGTACTCCTCCCTCGGCCTACACGTTTACGACTGGCTGGAGAATGTCAAGTGGATGCTGGCGACGGTTGTGCGGGACGGGAGCTTCAAACTGAAAACGGGAAACCATGCACTAGCTATTGTGATAGACGTGGCGCTGGGAATCTTCGTGCTGCGACTACTGCGATATTACATCGAGGATCAGCCGTCGCAGTTTCTTCTAAATAATGCAGAG aAAGTCGTAGAGACTCTAAGGGACCTGATTAATTGGTTGATGGGCGTACCAGCTGGCCTCAAGCTTAATCATGCCCTTAACAACACTATGGGAAAGTTCTTCCTATATCACATACAACTTTGGTGGACATTTCTGATATTTTCCAAGCCGCTTCTGGATTTGGCGTTCGAAGTGTTGCTCCTATTTGGAAGGCTGGGTATCACGTTTCAAATATCCATTGTCGCGGACCTTCTGGGTCTTGTCAGCTTCCACACGTACTGTATTTACGTTTATGCAGCAAG GCTTTTTAATATTCAGCTGAGAGGAATCACGGCTCTCTTCAGGCTCTTCCTCGGGAAGAAGAAGAATCCTCTGCGCGAGAGAGTGGACTCGTGTCAATATCAAACAGATCAGTTATTCGTCGGGACGCTGTCGTTCACCATTCTTCTATTCCTGATGCCTACCACGTGGGTATACTACACTGTATTCACACTG CTCAGATTAGCATCAATCGCATTCGCCGGTTTTCTGACTAGGCTGAAGTTTTATCTGCAAGTTATTCCCGTTTACACCTTTTGGAAGTGGTTGCTACGATCTTATAGCACTCGTA GCATTGTTGACATCAGATTGCATCCTTATTATACCAAAGAACTTACAGTGCTGTCGATGACCATGGTTGTGGCTCCCTGGAAGCTCACATGGAAAAAGTGCATTCCAGACACAATCGATTGCTATCCAGCCATTGAGTGGTGTACAATACTGAATAATGTCATATGGGGTCATTTGTTGTATCCATTAtga
- the LOC105835584 gene encoding uncharacterized protein LOC105835584, producing MNTKLAIKHKDSLVLKENKPLEKKCVSHKQGKRWELLLPWITFGVFLVYWFVLCPIIWTMGELFERGHKFVIFWTVAFIIWIVIMCVLLIFWRRFLNRQSLEINALSKYGSDNVERPVCVQQLSSEDTEFLELKKRDDSKSKKSERENFKQDLPPLVIHKQIFGENIEDTTGVVRVEEDEKTHLSNDYAEKSPLQDYLKLVMVSPSEDEMKSPSMKSPMSPRELFFIDLIREADRAESANMRSLKTRSHSFPREATENDIKRKTYFFPSEAIVNDSADVVKGEKNEKDAEDLERRKNIRDTEDTQDEKDNNKSKRESSYFIADVETTEKTEVFLRIEPNVDEETGLTVEKSGLILQSNEPNSQERN from the coding sequence ATGAACACCAAGCTTGCAATCAAGCACAAAGACTCTCTTGTCTTGAAGGAGAATAAACCGctcgaaaaaaaatgtgtcaGCCATAAGCAAGGCAAGAGATGGGAACTTTTACTCCCTTGGATAACCTTCGGTGTGTTCTTGGTTTATTGGTTTGTTCTCTGTCCTATAATTTGGACCATGGGTGAGCTGTTTGAACGCGGGCACAAGTTTGTTATCTTTTGGACAGTCGCATTTATAATCTGGATCGTGATTATGTGCGTATTGTTAATCTTTTGGAGACGTTTCCTAAATAGACAAAGCCTTGAAATTAACGCACTCTCGAAATATGGCTCGGATAATGTGGAAAGACCCGTGTGCGTTCAGCAATTATCATCTGAAGACACGGAATTTCTCGAGTTGAAGAAGCGGGATGATTCAAAATCGAAGAAGAGCGAACGAGAAAATTTCAAGCAGGATCTGCCGCCTTTGGTGATACACAAACAAATATTCGGCGAAAATATCGAGGATACCACCGGAGTAGTGCGTGTTGAGGAGGATGAGAAAACTCATTTAAGCAATGATTATGCTGAGAAGAGTCCCCTGCAGGATTATCTGAAGTTGGTGATGGTATCGCCCTCGGAGGACGAAATGAAATCTCCGTCTATGAAGTCGCCTATGTCGCCGAGAGAGTTATTCTTTATAGATCTGATCCGCGAAGCGGATAGGGCTGAGAGCGCCAATATGAGATCGCTGAAGACGAGATCGCATTCTTTTCCGAGAGAAGCGACTGAGAACGATATAAAGAGGAAAACATATTTCTTCCCGAGTGAAGCGATTGTAAACGACAGTGCAGACGTTGTGAAAggtgaaaaaaatgaaaaggatGCGGAGGATTTGGAGCGCCGAAAGAACATAAGAGATACGGAAGATACGCAGGATGAGAAAGATAATAACAAATCGAAGCGCGAATCAAGTTACTTCATAGCTGATGTGGAAACCACTGAGAAAACAGAGGTCTTTCTTCGGATTGAACCGAACGTGGACGAGGAAACGGGATTGACTGTGGAGAAATCGGGGTTGATATTGCAATCCAATGAACCAAATTCacaagaaagaaattaa
- the LOC105835577 gene encoding phosphatidylinositol N-acetylglucosaminyltransferase subunit Q isoform X1: MTSNLLIFIPQILRTEQSGYVVGKVVHDTCSDLKKFYIVGLRRVASELANRSTLGVIGYYSNGNEEAPLERKHPNWVHIATRPSAGDEYRLTSVVLNNKRMDLSATRTTLILYDRRALQKTELFERSATSSDHFHELARLIQSKEDELRIKSTSLLTYHISFYLLHPILLLSKIMEGLLPILKYSSLGLHVYDWLENVKWMLATVVRDGSFKLKTGNHALAIVIDVALGIFVLRLLRYYIEDQPSQFLLNNAEKVVETLRDLINWLMGVPAGLKLNHALNNTMGKFFLYHIQLWWTFLIFSKPLLDLAFEVLLLFGRLGITFQISIVADLLGLVSFHTYCIYVYAARLFNIQLRGITALFRLFLGKKKNPLRERVDSCQYQTDQLFVGTLSFTILLFLMPTTWVYYTVFTLLRLASIAFAGFLTRLKFYLQVIPVYTFWKWLLRSYSTRSIVDIRLHPYYTKELTVLSMTMVVAPWKLTWKKCIPDTIDCYPAIEWCTILNNVIWGHLLYPL; the protein is encoded by the exons ATGACGAGCAATTTGTTGATATTTATTCCTCAAATATTGCGCACCGAGCAATCGGGCTATGTGGTTGGTAAAGTGGTACACGACACCTGCAGTGACCTAAAAAAGTTCTACATCGTCGGTCTGCGTAGGGTGGCCTCGGAGTTAGCCAACAGGTCCACGTTAGGCGTAATCGGATATTATTCCAACGGGAACGAGGAGGCGCCTTTGGAGCGCAAGCATCCGAATTGGGTGCACATCGCAACGAGGCCGTCTGCGGGCGACGAGTACCGTCTGACGAGTGTCGTTCTCAACAACAAGAGAATGGACCTGTCGGCGACGCGCACGACGCTTATTCTGTACGATCGACGTGCGTTACAGAAGACGGAACTGTTCGAGAGGTCGGCAACGTCGAGCGATCATTTCCACGAGCTCGCGAGGCTCATCCAGAGTAAAGAAGATGAGCTGAGGATCAAGTCGACGAGTCTGCTGACCTATCACATATCCTTCTATTTGTTGCATCCCATTCTGTTGCTGTCTAAGATAATGGAGGGATTGCTACCAATCTTGAAGTACTCCTCCCTCGGCCTACACGTTTACGACTGGCTGGAGAATGTCAAGTGGATGCTGGCGACGGTTGTGCGGGACGGGAGCTTCAAACTGAAAACGGGAAACCATGCACTAGCTATTGTGATAGACGTGGCGCTGGGAATCTTCGTGCTGCGACTACTGCGATATTACATCGAGGATCAGCCGTCGCAGTTTCTTCTAAATAATGCAGAG aAAGTCGTAGAGACTCTAAGGGACCTGATTAATTGGTTGATGGGCGTACCAGCTGGCCTCAAGCTTAATCATGCCCTTAACAACACTATGGGAAAGTTCTTCCTATATCACATACAACTTTGGTGGACATTTCTGATATTTTCCAAGCCGCTTCTGGATTTGGCGTTCGAAGTGTTGCTCCTATTTGGAAGGCTGGGTATCACGTTTCAAATATCCATTGTCGCGGACCTTCTGGGTCTTGTCAGCTTCCACACGTACTGTATTTACGTTTATGCAGCAAG GCTTTTTAATATTCAGCTGAGAGGAATCACGGCTCTCTTCAGGCTCTTCCTCGGGAAGAAGAAGAATCCTCTGCGCGAGAGAGTGGACTCGTGTCAATATCAAACAGATCAGTTATTCGTCGGGACGCTGTCGTTCACCATTCTTCTATTCCTGATGCCTACCACGTGGGTATACTACACTGTATTCACACTG CTCAGATTAGCATCAATCGCATTCGCCGGTTTTCTGACTAGGCTGAAGTTTTATCTGCAAGTTATTCCCGTTTACACCTTTTGGAAGTGGTTGCTACGATCTTATAGCACTCGTA GCATTGTTGACATCAGATTGCATCCTTATTATACCAAAGAACTTACAGTGCTGTCGATGACCATGGTTGTGGCTCCCTGGAAGCTCACATGGAAAAAGTGCATTCCAGACACAATCGATTGCTATCCAGCCATTGAGTGGTGTACAATACTGAATAATGTCATATGGGGTCATTTGTTGTATCCATTAtga